GCACAGTCAGACACCACCTCCCGGATCCGACCGTTCAGGTACGGACTGAGGGGACGAAAACAAAAGGAAGCAGGTCAAAGGGGTGCTcctacgcagacacacacacacatgcatacatatatgtatatctttatatgtatataaataaatatatacacacacatacacacacacataaatatatgtatatctttatatgtgtatatataaatatatatatatatatatatatgcatatatatatatatatatgtattatatatatacataaacgcacacacatactgcatATCTCTAACTTAAAAAGGCTGTCATCCAAATCCTGCCCCTTCTTTCAACATGTCATAGACGGCTAAAAACACACTTATCCCCCTGTCTTCATAGACAAAGGCTTTCAGTGACGATGAGCATTTGGCCTGGGAGACACACTTCCCCCCCAAGCTCTTAAggcaagaagaaaaagaaagataaaGAATAAAGATCTCTGAATCCTTCTTTCCAGAATCGTAGTGTTTTCTGAGCGTATCTGAACCGCCTCCCgacgactccccccccccccatccaaagAGATAGCTCCGTCTCCTCCATAACTCCTTCCAGACTCGCGTCGCTCAGCGTATCCCACCAGCAGCTAATAAAGCGACAGCAGCAGCGCAGCCTCAGCACGTGGTCCTGGCGTCCAAAATGACCGGAGTAAATCATGTACGGGGGCTGATGATTAaaacctctcccctcctccccctcccccctgctgtgcCTCGTCCCCcactcactcccctcctccccctccctcctgctgtGCCTCGTCCCCcactcactcccctcctccccctcccccctgctgtgcctcgtcccccacacactcacctcCTCTTGACGAGGTAGAGGGCGTAGCCCAGCCACAGGGTGGCCAGCATGAGGAGCAGACACAGGACGGGCCTCTCCCTGGTACAATGCACCAGGGACACAGGCAGGAACACCGTGAGTTCCCCCCGTGCCCCGCTGTCGCTGCCGTTCTGGGAGGCGTTCTGGGCGTTCTCAAGGAGCTGGCTGATCTGCTCCAGGGTCAGGGTGGCGTTGGTGGTGGTCAAGGTGGGGCCGTGGTAGAAGATGTTGAAGACtgggggagggcgagggagaacagattgggggggggaggatagaGAGGCAGAAAGGAGAGCGATAAATGGAAAAAGAGAATCTATCAATAAATCAATATCAATCAATAgataaacaaatcaaacaatcaatagaaaatatattattttgaggACCAATCAGCCCTCTACCTCTTGCAGGCCATAACAACTAGTGACACAATCAACCCCAAAAAAGTAATTGCTAAAACTATCggacataaaaatatgaaaaaatacgTACTGGCGAACATCCCTTTGTTACTGCCTACGTGGTCGAGGGCCATTCTTGGCAGCATAGTGCTGTTTTTACATcagtgattgtgcgtgtgtatatatagccTCGGGCTCAAAGGAAACAAAAAACCCGGGCGCTGCAAAGGAACCCGGCACATGCTCAGTGTGTGCTTCACTGTCACGGAGGAAACCCCAGAGAGGACCAGATCGAGGGTACGCTCGCACCACGAGACCCTAAACAATATTAACATTATAAGGTTTTcaatcccctccctccccttcagtTGCCAGCCCGCGGGCCCGTGTTTGATTGCGTGCTCGCTGGCTCGGCCTCTAAAGACTGCCACAAAAGACATGGCAGATTTGCTTTGCAACATGAAGAggcgggggaaaaaaaaaactgaattgCCAGGCTATTCGGTTTCCCCATGCTATATTACACGAGCGATCTATCACTATGCGCGCAGCGGGGCGGACCGTCTGGCGTGGAATGTTGTTGTTTGCGTCGATCGGTAGCCAGGCGTAACTCACTTTTCACGGTTCCTTTCACCGCATCGCCCACAAAGGCGATGGAGATGAACAAGGCGATGACTTCCTCTGTGGAGCTGGAGAGACAATTACAGACGCAGCAAAATCATGAATGCTTAACCAAACTGCTCACTTCACGGGAGGTGCAGCGCACATGATGTCTCCGGTTGAAACATTATAGTGTAAAATTCTACAACATCTATTACTGGGTAAGTGTTTAGTCTTTTTAGTTTTGTTTCCTTTCCTCCAACCACACCCCCAACACAAGAGGGGCACGGCTGTTTTTGAGAAGCGTCTGTTTTGCTTTCCGGTGTCTGAGGTAGAAGCAGGCCTTAAGAGCAGGGCGGTGTCGCCGGCTCACCGTTTGAAGAGCTTCATTAGCAGGCTCATGTTGAACAGGCCTCCCAGGATGAGGAACAGGCTGTTCCATAAGCCGATGCAGGCGTAGAACGCCTCAAAGTCAATAGAATAGTCGTCACAGATCCCCCTAATCACTGTAGGAAAAAGAAATACCAGGgaaaagacgcacacacacacaaagatgaacacacacacacacaaacacacacatataagaatatacacaaacacacacacagacacacatgaacacgtatgaacacacacacacacacacatgcacacacacacatagattaatacgcacacacacagatgaaaacatagacacagacacacatgaacacatttgaacatacacagacacacacacagatgaacacacacacacgaacacggtTTATAGTCAATATGAGTTCTTTGGGCACACTGCAGAAGGGTACAACGAGGTTAATGAACACGGCATATAACACGGAGGATTTCACTCAAAAAAGCAATTAAGTCCAAATGAAACCCAGCGTGTTTTATTGATGGGCTCATAAAGAGGGACATATGGCGGTGGGCCGGAAACGTACCGCTGATGAAGATGGCGAGTGGCGCGGTGGTCAGGGGGATGACCAGGGGGGAGCCCGCGAACAGAGCGTAGATCACCCCACCGATGCTCTGGCCAACGATGGTCTTCTGCACGTCTGCACcacagcagaagaagaagtcACAAAGGGGTTAAGCGCAATTACTTTAACCGCCGATTCCGCCCGCGCAGGTGGTGGTGCTTTCACAGTATCAGTagaggatgttttttttttaatggcttTGCTGAGGCCAGATATGAATGTTCAAAGAGCGGAAGAAAATTGTACTTTTTAACTTTTGAGCCAGGCTAAATTGGATTATATTTTGGGAAGTTTTTGCAGTTTTTTGGGCAAGCTACTCGGAAAGTGTAGTGAGCTTAGCTACCAGGTGCTCTACATTAAGTGAAGCTTCACTACACAGAAGCTTCCAGTCAGATAAATGTTGTGAGCTAAGCTAAAAAAATTTGCCTTAAGTAGTTTACTACATCAGAAGCCATCAGACTTTTCTTTATCTTAAGCCAGCTTCATGCTTATTCAATACTACCTTAGTTATCTGTATACCTGTCAGTTACACAGATATGCAGGTAAAAATGTTTAGTTAAATTGTGGATTACACAATTTATCCAGGGTTCGAATTatgtgggagccagtgggagctgagctcccatagagagaggtctggatcccatgaaagcagcaaactaaaatatctgtgggggtctctgaaaatacagcagcataatatattgtaattacaaataaagctattttcgcTTCCACATAAAGAGTAATATTTAcgttaagtaagggataatagAAGTTAACGCCGGTCATTGTCGGGAAAATAACCCAAGACAGGGCGAACCTGTCTGAGGTTTCCTGCTTctacctgaaggggcttattttcgataatgagtggccacttgccaaacgaaaaaataacttcacaaggtgtctttttaaaatgtatttgttacaattcgtagtgttgatcagcagagaaatagttagccaaagacTTTGAcattgcttagcaaccgaagacgctagCGTTGTTGTGaaggagcgttccacggcatttgAGAAGAGTCGtttcatattatatatttacTTCCTATAtttacccccccctcccgtcaaCAAACCAACGCAAGGCCGGTAcgcttcccccacccccccgtcaacaactgaGCGCAAGGCCGGTATGGTCCTAACTCAAACCCTGAATTTATCAAACAATATCCTGCGATCTCAACTCACACCACACGCGAGATTGAACCATGCCATGCCAGACTGACAGGAGTTTACAGGATTAAAAAGAtcaagaaaaatatatttttggtttaGGGGTACCGCTTCGTAGATATATTCCTGACTCCAGCAGAAATCTACACTGTGCATGGCCCTCAGAAATCCTCTAGATATGTAGCTTCTGTGGACACTGCCGTGCTACCTGATCCATAAAAAAGCTTAGCTACCGAGAAGGTATTTGATTTAGAAAACAGCAAGGTTACCACCACCCTACTGGGAAATGTAGTTCAACTAGTAATGTCAATATTTGTATTTGATGCTCCTGCCAGATACAGAATACTTGAATGGTTGAATAAGGCTTTTGGGATCAATGATGATGATACTGCTGAGCTTCTCTGAGCTTCCATTACTTACTTATTTCCCCTCTGGTGCTCTCGTCATTGAGTGAGCCAAAGGCGATGGCCGGCAGCAGAATGGTGATGTAGAGAAAGATGGCCGTGGTGGTGTACTTCAGTAATGAGCGGTCAGGCCCCACGATACCTGGACGGACCAATCAGGGAACAGAGttagtcatttattttattttcttctttgtgTTAAGCCCAAAGCACATGGTTGATGCGGCAGAagctaaattatgttttaaAATAGACCTGAGTCCTATTATATTTGAGGCTAGCGCTAAAATCAGCCCAGACACAGTTGCTACCCCTTATGCTTCTCCCCGTTAAAACAGTATGTTTATATCCTTCATTTTGTGTTGCACAACAAATATCAGAATAAATTGCTGCTCCATATGCGTTGGGCTTTGGCAAAGGCTTTGTTTCCACCAGGATTCTTCAGAGGGGTGTAGAAGCCGTACCGTCTGTGAAATCTGAGGGGTAGAGCGGGAGTCTTCTGCGGAGGTCGTCGTACACACCCTTGAATGGTTTCAGGAAATCTGTGCACTGAGTTAGGgaagtcagggttagggttgagggtTGAGGGTAAGAGTCATTCTGAAAAATAATGACAGTGGTGATCGACATACATATCTTAGGCTTGTTGGATGGTTGTTACTTGTTGGGTTAAAACTTCTTTGGGACCGAAAGCTAAAAATGATTTTCCTGTTACATTACACGCAAAACACGCTGTCTTACTCACGTATCAACAGTCAACTTTGTCATAAATATCAGAGTGAAAAGGGAAACTGATTGAATCCTCCATGTAAAGACAAATCTCATCCACCACAAAAGGTGGGCCAAAGTCTCAGTCCGTTACTGTGTAAAGTGCAGCTCGCCTGCTCCATGACCGTACCTCCAGGGGCTTCCCTTTACGGGGGTCTGTGTCGTCGACAACCTCCTCGAGGGGCTTGTCGCTGCCGCTGGAGAGGAGCCGTCGCTGGAGCACCAGCTCCTTCTTGAACTCCTCTTCGGTGCGGGTTTCCAGGAGCTTCTGGCGGAAAGAGATGTCCGACAGCAGGGTGGCGAACGTCCTCCCCAGCTCTATGGCCGTCTTGGTGCTTTTCTAGGTGGAAAACAGAAGTGAAACGGTAATGTTACATTTGACTAAATCAAATCGATGGTTGCATCGCGTTTAGCATCAGCCTTAGCCCTTTATACAAAAATGTATTGGTTGTTTTCCTCCGGAGTGCATTCGCCTTCTTTTATTGTACGTTATTTGGGAAACATTTATTGCTGTGTACACTGGTTGTTAATGTAGATGCACAACTGTTCACACATCCCCTGAGTTCGCCTCAGTGTTTTCCCAACAGCTCGCAAAGACATAACACCTGAACCCATAACGGCGGAAGAGTGTGTTAAAAGGACATCAGTGTAATCCTCTGTTGGTTTCCCGATACCGTGCTACATAAAGCACCCTAGCAGTTAGTTAAGTATCccagtggggggtgggggtgtcctCACCGTTCTGGAGGGAGCCAGGATGAGAACCACATAGCGGGCCTCGCAGCAGTTCACCCCCCAGTTCTGGGGTCGGTCCAGGCGTGTGATGCAGACGTGGCGCTTCTGGAGGCTCCTGACGTTGGTGCTGAGAGTCCCAGAAACACAGAGGAAGTAGATGAAACCAATGCTTTGGGATGTGTTCCTTTAAGAGATTTTGTGCATATAGCACAGTTTTATAGCAGGACCACAAATGAACGCACGTCGATGGGAACTTGGTATGAATGAATCATGtgtagtttgttttatttgtcgTGGAATGGGGCGTTCCCGAGCCCCTTATCAACGGAACATGACATGTGAGAGGAGTTGCCTTCTCTAACCATCAACGTGCTGGAAGTTGTGCAGTGATAGGGATTATACAGTAAGTGATTTGGTTGCAGGTGGatgtgttgccatggcagcagagGCCGTTGAGTTCTGTTGCAAGTAGATTGTTTATCGTGTGCATTACAATTTAAACATTCAAAAGAATACAAATGAAATGGGCAACAACAATACAAATCCAATGCATATGTTAAAGACCATTGCTATTTCAGTTGAGAGACGTACAGAATACAGAGCCAGGACTGCTGGTAGTGGATTCCTGTTGGGGTCGTGGTGACTCCCTGGATGGTCTCAGACAGAAGATGCACTGCGGGACAGCGAAGACAAAGATGACCATTACTTTAACAACGTAAGTCTTGGTAAAAGCAGTGGCGCTAAAAGCATAAGTGCACACTCAGCACATGTTCATGAACTTTCTTCCAAAGGCCCTACCGTTTGCATCCAACCCACTGGCGTCGGTGAACAAGGATTCCATGACGGCATCCACGTCGAAGGCTTCCCCGCCCTCGTCCACCATGCGTGTGAGCATATGTTTGAGGACCTCTTCCAGCGTGGCGGCATCCTCCTCCAGCAAGATGCTGGACTGGGCCAGGAAGTCGTCAAGGTCCCTGTGGGCACGCACCTCCTCTTGGAAGTTCATGGAGCTCACATACTGGGGAGGGGAAGGCATTACGAAAAACGTATGTTTAGTGAATTGAACACAATGTCGTCTGCGTATAGTGGTATCTGATCAAATGTTTCGAACGTTATGTGATGATATCTCATGTATATATCATATTTATACATATCAATTGGCATAGATGTCCTTAAAATATATTGAAGGCTTAAACtaacaattattaaaaaaacgTTTCAGTGATCAACATAAagataagaaaataaatcatacTTTGCGAGTTGTGTTCAGTAGCCCATATTCTGGTGTATCGTGATCTGCAAATGGATGCCACAACAGGGGGTTAAAGCAGTTTGTAACGCCCTTTTAAAGTAGAGCAGAATCAGAGTCGACGCATACacccagacaccccccccccacacacacacacacacacacacacacctgaaacatTGGCCTGGAAGTCATGCTCCTTAGCGTCCTCATACATCGCATCCTCCTTACGCAGCTctgtaaaggggggggggcatcaagATAAGAGCAACACACAGAGTAAGTAAGTCATCAACCTCATTAAAGAGCCCTAATTGTCCATCACATGGCCCATACATCTCTGTCCAATCAGTGTTTGGATGTAGACGGCGGTGGGAGCGCACATTCAATAACCCAGACACATTAATGTGCATTTTAATCAACTGTACCGGGGTAACAAATGGCAATAATTAAGGTTGTTATTTCAAGGTTGATTTGGTCCGTTGCGCCTGCAATCCCAACAATGGATTTCAGGCCAAAAAAGAAATGGTGGCACAACATAATTGAGCCATGGCATGATAATCGACACTCATTAAGTCAAGGTTAAGTTGCTTCACTGGGCCAGGTTTCTAGATCTATCTACAGTATGAAACTGTTGAGGCTGTACTCCCCCCGGTCTGCCATCTGGTGAAAAAGCCCacaccaaccaaacacaaaacattGTCTCttggagagagcgggagagagagagagagagagagagagagagagagagagagagagagagagagagagagagagagagagagagagggagagagagagagagagagagagagagagagagagagagggagagagagagagagagagagagagagagcaataaatAGAGAGAAAAGGGAAGTGTAAGGGATGTAAGTAAAGCGATGTGATAAAGTGGGAATGTGAAGGTGAGAGCGTAGGAAAGGATGGGGGTATGGGGAAAAGTGGTAAAAAAGGACGAGAAAAAAAATTCCACCTCATGCCGCACCATTATAAACAAAAGGCCCTTGTAAAAAAACGTAATCCAAGTGAGAATAAATCGAGAGGGATATATAGAGAGATCCCTAGTTTTCATGAGGGGCAACAGCAAGACAGTTTTACTGCAATTATAAACTAAAAGTGGTCGTAAAATGCAAGTGTCTCAGCTCTGCAGTAaaaaatattctcttttctcaTTATGCTCATAAATCATATTGGTCGTTATCTGGCCACTAATTAACCTCTCAATTCACCTGCAAATTAATTTGTGCTCTGCAGCATATCAAATGAGTAATTAGAGTGCAGGTAGGCATTACCATGATTCAATGTCCCGCTTTCAATTGAAATCAACAACTGGGATATATGCTCCACCTTCACCCTCAACCAAATGCATTGAATTCTCTCCTTCGCTTGTGTATTCATAATGAATTCAGCATTATAAAGCATCCTAAGTGACTACTCATCAGTAAGCAATTCCTtatcaattcaaataaaataaaatatgtaaaataatgcTGCAATTCATGATTAGTTAGTAATTAtagtaattaattaattaggTAATTATAAACCATTAGTTGTATAGCTGGTCCTACATAAGCTCACACAAAATATTAAACTTATGCTTTCTTCCTACCTAAACTAATCATGAATTGTTAAGTATTTTTAAAACATTATTTACACATTGTTCTTAGTTTGTAATCATTAACTTATGCTTAACAAATTATCTTTAAATCATTAGCTAATTATGGCAATAATAATTTATGATAGCTTTATAATATGATGAATAGCTTAACTATTAGGAGTCATGTATGAACAATTCTTCATAAATGAGGAATTCATTATGTAATACTTCTACATTAATGCTTAAAAGTTGCAGCTATTCTTAAGTGCTGCACATACATCAAAATGACAAAATAGtaaaagacaaaataataacatcaagccatattattattcaaattattattcaataTCATTGGTTTATTCATAGTGGCTAGGCTTTATATGGttttcagcgtgtgtgtgactcagaATCCTAGCAGTGATTATCCACAACAGCGAGCGACTACACATTGGTTGTATGTGAATACTGAACCACTGCAAAgctgtatatattttttcgcTACAGATAAGATATTCATGGCCATGGACAGGATGCATCACATTGCAAATCCCTTGCGGTGCGGGGAGCGGGAGATTGTGATGACTACGTACCCATCTCTTGGAAAGTGTAGCCATTTTTGGACTTCCCGGTTGACGCGTCGTCTgcagggagaagagaagagaccGCATTCATGAGACCTTTGCTTATGGCCACGAATAAAACATTCATTCCAATTTGAGTTGAAAGGCCGGAACCCCCTCAGTTCAGATCTGTGACTGTAGAGAAATGCACTTAAGAAGAAACAACGGCAGCTGTCTAATAAAGATGCCCATACTATCCATAAAGCCAGTGGTCATAtggtttggagtgtgtgtgggactcAGTATCCCAGCAGTGATTTTGCACGAGAGTGAGTACAGTACACAATGCTTTGGTTGCACAGTATGTGAATGCTGAACCGCTGCAGAGCTGATGGTAGGCATATATTGGATGCATTTGAGAAATAAATGGCAAGCCATTGagaaaatgtgttattttttctcttAAAACGATTACAAATGGATCGAAACTGCAGATGGTCAAACGTGCCCATTTACACATTTTAAGACAGGAAAATCAAAACTCAGATGGTTTCTTTTTATACACAGTCTTATATCATAGTCAAATATCCTTTTAAGACAAAGACCACTTGACGCAAAACACTGGACCTTAAACCCACAGGCTGCGGTCTCTGTACCTGACGATAAAACCCCCTCAAATCTCTATCTGCTGCTTGGTTACAAAGAAAGCGGGCCTGCTGTGTGAGATATTTGTGTATGCAGTAAGgtatccccccctctctgctgacCCTGGGAACATACCACTGCTGTAGGGATGAGCCCTTTCCTTGCCTGTGATGCCTGATAGGGCCCCTTGTGCAACAGCGATTTGACAGAACGTTCCCAGgcccgctcacacacagacgcacacacacagcaccgggctgtgtgttggagagagagagggagagagggagagagagagagagagagagagagagagagagagagagagagagagagagagagagagagagagagagagagagagagagagagagagagagaaagagagagagagagagagagagagagagagagagagagagagagagagagagatggagcgagagggagagagagggagagagagagagaaagagaaagagagagatggagcgagagagagatggagagatggagagatggagaaagaggaagtgagagaCCAGGGAAAAGGGAAGCGAGGGCATACGGTCCTCCACATGTGTGGCACAAGAAGGCTCAGGTTTCACCAGTAACTACCTTCTCATTCTCACCCACCCCAAACCTATTTGAAAATTCCTACATGGCACAAAATGGAGGACCTGTTTGTCTTCCATGGTTCTCAGTTTGTCAGGATGTTAAGAGAGAGATGTGAGGTGAGGTTAGGGTACGGCAGAACTGGtgcaaaaatgtgtttttttgagtCCAGGTGTGCCTGAATTATTCTTTTCCGGCAGCATCTGCATTATCCATAAAACATTGAGGAATGCTAATAGCTCTTGGGTGTCGTGAAGAAATTGCTCATGAATCTCCAATGAAAAGGTCAGCCTGGAAGGCCAGTATTAAAATCTCCTGTTCACTACCAAGGTAGGAGTGTCACCACACCCGCAACAATCGCTGGGCTATCAGCCAGAAGAAGTGCAGATGCAGCTACACCCAACCCCACCTGTGACTGTGGTGCGGTTTCACTCCACCTACTAGTACATCCAGCAGTTCCTGTTCCATCTGTTATCTCTCCCTCAGGCTCCATAAAGCTGCAAATGTGGTTGGTAGTTTACATAGCCGGAATCCTAATGCCAAATATTGAAATAAATTAAGTTTAGTGTCACTATATTGTCTCTCCTGGTTGATTCTAAATGCTGGTATACTGCAGAGAAAAAAATTGTAATTTCAGTACTTTGTATCAATTATCCTGGGGGAATAAGGATTTACTAGCGTGAAATGAGtttgaataaaataacatatttaGTTTGTAAGATAAGAGATAATATAACGAAAGGTAACAGATACGCTTTTAGCTAGAACTAGGACACAGTCTATAAGGTCCCAAATATTGTCCTGCCTTCAAACAGGTTTCCATGCGTCATTTCCTGTCCGACTTCCTCTCTGATGGACGTCTCTAGAAGGTGAGCTGAGACCTTCCATCAGCATAGCAACCGACCTTAAACCCACTGCTCAAAATAGCCTGCTGTCTGACCTCGTACCCCCTGTACCGTTTGTAACCACCTTTTAGAACATGCCTAGAGGAGGCTAAATCATTCCATGTAATTTGAGTAAAATGTTGTCTTTAAATCGTAACCAATGCCAACTTCTTTGTTAAATCCTACCAAAGGGGTTGTCTGTGGTTGTTGTGGAGCACATTAGTAGACAAACACTTGGCACAGTTTCAGCAGAAGTTATGAGTTGCCTCAGCCCTGGGCCTACTCTGCCAGTATCACTGCAGGAATCGTTCTGTTTGCTACTGAACGTCCTTGTGGACGCTGCAAACCCCAAAATATACTTGTTTAGTCTTCCATGGATAAGATGCAGCTGAGTTTTAAAGCTCGAAAAATAAAGTTAATCTCATGAACTCTTCCTTTCTAGTTGTCAAAAAGGTTATAGCTGGGTTTCCACGACGATTTAAAtcattatatacatatttacacaCTGATATCCACTCATATACGAGACAACGACTTATTCATTTCCATGGaaaagggaacacacacacacacgtgtggcaGCGGCCATAGTGTACTGCActaaaatacacaacacacgcaTTCACTATCGCCCCAAACGGCACACACAGGAACCAGGAAGCATGGCTCATTCCACTTCAACACCTGTAACACCTGTGAACCAATATCCAAATCCAACAGTAAATACTACGATGGGTTTGTATTCAGCCAGGTCGGTGGGATATGACTGCTGGACCAATGGTAATTGTGGCCGGACCAGGTAACAAGACAGGACTTTAAGGGCTTATGTTGGGTTGGATTCTCTTCTTTAGACATTCAAGAACTTCCATCTCCACTGCAGCAATCCTGCTAAGTCACATGGTTCAAAGCCACATGGTTGTAAGCCTCTATGGACACATTAGAGGGCTTTATTAATACTGCTTATTCAATGATAGTATTTAAGTGCAATTGAGTTATTTTCTGGAGCATGTGATCACTAGTTGTGTTTATCAGGCGGTCCAACTTTAGGATGACTAAATTGTTTTATGCAATATGAATTAAGGGAAAAGCTTATATGTTTGAGCCATTTAAGAATATTGAACATTCTTCTCAGGGATAATCTTCTTAATCCTCAGCCTTAAAAAACTTGATGAAGTTTTAACCCGTGAACAGCTACAAAATACGACGGGTTTATCTGCTATGTGGCACCTTCCTGAACACATCTTTCCTTAATACTCAAACTAACTGTATACAAAAACATTGAGACCAATTTGAGAGGAGACTATTTTGTGTGCAGTCTTTTGGTAATTAGAAGGTAAACAAGCATACACCAACAGATTATCTATAAACTTCAATTTTCGTATAAACTCAACTGTATGCGATTGTGTCTACGACTGGTGAATGCTTTGTTCGAAGGGCATGACTATGGAGTATATTACATAACCATCAGGCTATAGCAGGTAATCCTTTTGAACGCTGCTCTGTGAGGAGGCAATAGACACCACATCAGGTGGAGTGCTTTAAAACAAAAGACATGCTGGGCTTTTCATAAGCTAAGGCCTCCCTGGCACATGCAAATCCTATTCAAATTCTCTTTAGAACCTAGAGGTTCACGGTGGCTATGGTGGCTAATGGTGGGGGTCTCTCCTTACAGAAGCCATACATTTGAAACGGCAATAGTGAAATGATTTCAACAGTCAACTTGTAACAATTTGATAGGGAAGCCCATCTGGTAGACCCTGTGGCAAGTAGTGAATGAATGCTCTGCATTATTTAGGATAAGGCAGCTGATGTCAACAAAACAGAAGAGCCCCATTTATAGACATATCGTAAACAGTGGCCCACACTACCGGCTGATTTGCCTGCTCTCCTTGCAATGAATGATCTTCGTGATGTGCTACTGTTTGCAATGTTGGTA
The DNA window shown above is from Gadus chalcogrammus isolate NIFS_2021 chromosome 10, NIFS_Gcha_1.0, whole genome shotgun sequence and carries:
- the LOC130390736 gene encoding solute carrier family 4 member 11-like isoform X1; the encoded protein is MATEKSGVILTHFNGDDASTGKSKNGYTFQEMELRKEDAMYEDAKEHDFQANVSDHDTPEYGLLNTTRKYVSSMNFQEEVRAHRDLDDFLAQSSILLEEDAATLEEVLKHMLTRMVDEGGEAFDVDAVMESLFTDASGLDANVHLLSETIQGVTTTPTGIHYQQSWLCILTNVRSLQKRHVCITRLDRPQNWGVNCCEARYVVLILAPSRTKSTKTAIELGRTFATLLSDISFRQKLLETRTEEEFKKELVLQRRLLSSGSDKPLEEVVDDTDPRKGKPLECTDFLKPFKGVYDDLRRRLPLYPSDFTDGIVGPDRSLLKYTTTAIFLYITILLPAIAFGSLNDESTRGEINVQKTIVGQSIGGVIYALFAGSPLVIPLTTAPLAIFISVIRGICDDYSIDFEAFYACIGLWNSLFLILGGLFNMSLLMKLFKRSTEEVIALFISIAFVGDAVKGTVKIFNIFYHGPTLTTTNATLTLEQISQLLENAQNASQNGSDSGARGELTVFLPVSLVHCTRERPVLCLLLMLATLWLGYALYLVKRSPYLNGRIREVVSDCALPISVVIVSFIGSYLFLDIELPVFHHVVGQPIFNFAPFDKLTGMNTLSAVGLGFLLALLIFIDQNIVISLTHVPEHKLLKGTAFHWDLVLTGLINILMSCLGLPWMHAAFPHSSLHARQLAKTEQHVENGHVYTTIVSVKETRLTSLAANILIGVSVYMLPIPLQWIPKPVLYGLFLYIAATSLDGNQMVDRMQLLFKEQTSYPPTHYIRRVPQRKVHYFTALQMVQLVVLCAFGMYPLPYMKMVFPLLMILLVPIRTHLLPRLIDAKYLDIMDSQHM
- the LOC130390736 gene encoding solute carrier family 4 member 11-like isoform X2, with translation MEDKQVLHFVPCDDASTGKSKNGYTFQEMELRKEDAMYEDAKEHDFQANVSDHDTPEYGLLNTTRKYVSSMNFQEEVRAHRDLDDFLAQSSILLEEDAATLEEVLKHMLTRMVDEGGEAFDVDAVMESLFTDASGLDANVHLLSETIQGVTTTPTGIHYQQSWLCILTNVRSLQKRHVCITRLDRPQNWGVNCCEARYVVLILAPSRTKSTKTAIELGRTFATLLSDISFRQKLLETRTEEEFKKELVLQRRLLSSGSDKPLEEVVDDTDPRKGKPLECTDFLKPFKGVYDDLRRRLPLYPSDFTDGIVGPDRSLLKYTTTAIFLYITILLPAIAFGSLNDESTRGEINVQKTIVGQSIGGVIYALFAGSPLVIPLTTAPLAIFISVIRGICDDYSIDFEAFYACIGLWNSLFLILGGLFNMSLLMKLFKRSTEEVIALFISIAFVGDAVKGTVKIFNIFYHGPTLTTTNATLTLEQISQLLENAQNASQNGSDSGARGELTVFLPVSLVHCTRERPVLCLLLMLATLWLGYALYLVKRSPYLNGRIREVVSDCALPISVVIVSFIGSYLFLDIELPVFHHVVGQPIFNFAPFDKLTGMNTLSAVGLGFLLALLIFIDQNIVISLTHVPEHKLLKGTAFHWDLVLTGLINILMSCLGLPWMHAAFPHSSLHARQLAKTEQHVENGHVYTTIVSVKETRLTSLAANILIGVSVYMLPIPLQWIPKPVLYGLFLYIAATSLDGNQMVDRMQLLFKEQTSYPPTHYIRRVPQRKVHYFTALQMVQLVVLCAFGMYPLPYMKMVFPLLMILLVPIRTHLLPRLIDAKYLDIMDSQHM